One segment of Spodoptera frugiperda isolate SF20-4 chromosome 5, AGI-APGP_CSIRO_Sfru_2.0, whole genome shotgun sequence DNA contains the following:
- the LOC126910693 gene encoding uncharacterized protein LOC126910693: MNCAACNRKIDAGDLIKCVGCKVGYHYKCVNITTTAFRESQVQLKRAFKCQSCANVTQRIRVTDDTPVRGVSAAAGLVTDVEQNQSFEDEVQTTVQLASDELVDKVSSIIMAKLSAFELNILQEIKTTVAVLALENSKLRQELNEANKKCNAYEQQIKSLESERLLSKENDQARNIDTSTTMSLSVPMHTSPGYHDGNTPALPHTNYVRVAVLPGPSPAVTSYAAVARKEVSPKVNSVSDNEWIEVKNKRKPVRRGGNNSIATLKAVERRKFLHVWRLEKSTTEDQLREHIKLTLGEDSEVIVEKLKPRTDRDYASFKVGVTVSNFEKLCDPEVWPLNVEFSEWIWFRPSLKPDKLQTV; encoded by the coding sequence ATGAATTGTGCAGCTTGTAATCGAAAAATTGATGCAGGGGATTTGATTAAATGTGTGGGGTGCAAAGTTGGTTATCACTATAAATGTGTCAATATTACCACGACCGCATTTAGGGAAAGCCAAGTACAATTAAAGCGGGCTTTTAAATGTCAATCATGCGCTAATGTTACCCAGCGTATTCGAGTCACCGATGATACACCGGTGCGCGGAGTCAGTGCAGCGGCCGGATTGGTAACAGATGTGGAGCAGAATCAGTCTTTCGAGGATGAAGTACAGACTACAGTACAGTTAGCATCAGATGAACTAGTAGATAAAGTAAGCAGCATAATCATGGCAAAACTTAGTGCTTTCGAACTGAATATTCTACAGGAAATTAAAACTACAGTAGCCGTCTTAGCACTTGAAAATAGTAAACTTAGACAGGAATTGAATGAGGCGAATAAGAAATGTAATGCTTATGAACAGCAAATTAAAAGTTTAGAGTCTGAGAGATTATTATCTAAAGAGAATGATCAAGCACGGAACATTGATACTAGTACTACAATGTCTTTAAGTGTACCAATGCACACGTCTCCAGGATATCATGATGGTAACACGCCAGCATTGCCCCACACAAACTATGTTCGGGTGGCGGTGCTACCAGGGCCGAGTCCCGCGGTGACTAGTTACGCGGCAGTGGCTCGGAAGGAAGTGTCACCAAAAGTAAATAGCGTCAGTGATAACGAGTGGATTgaagttaaaaacaaaagaaaacctgTAAGAAGAGGTGGTAATAACTCAATCGCTACTTTAAAGGCGGTAGAACGTAGAAAATTTTTACATGTGTGGAGGCTGGAAAAATCCACAACGGAAGACCAGTTAAGGGAACATATTAAACTGACACTAGGCGAGGACTCAGAAGTTATTGTTGAAAAACTTAAACCTAGGACGGATCGTGACTATGCCTCATTCAAAGTGGGGGTAACAGTAAGCAATTTTGAAAAACTTTGTGACCCCGAGGTTTGGCCGCTAAATGTAGAATTTAGTGAGTGGATCTGGTTTCGCCCCTCACTCAAACCAGACAAACTACAAACCGTGTAG